In Erigeron canadensis isolate Cc75 chromosome 7, C_canadensis_v1, whole genome shotgun sequence, one DNA window encodes the following:
- the LOC122607298 gene encoding sterol 3-beta-glucosyltransferase UGT80A2 isoform X1, with protein MDKNVATSSSSLSGREASGGGLVSNGVSDSVKFEKDGANGGTELDNGVTSTTSSSGRGRVPRVNNIPSASSGSDKLESSSSQLKLRKMSSDISSSGKLDSPSSHHRLEKSKTERPKRANILVEEASQIFDQKLSVRQKLKLLNRITTVNEDGTVEFEIPADVEPRAYGVGAGEDQNVANEDFVDSTEPQYSPPLQIVMLIVGTRGDVQPFVAIGKRLQEYGHRVRLATHSNFKEFVLTAGLEFYPLGGDPKVLAEYMVKNKGFLPSGPSEIPVQRSQMKEIIYSLLPACKEPDLDNKIPFKAEAIIANPPAYGHTHIAEALKIPIHIFFTMPWTPTSEFPHPLSRVKQPAGYRLSYQIVDSLIWLGIRDMINDLRKKKLKLRPVTYLSGSQGSEANVPHGYIWSPHLVPKPKDWGPKIDVVGFCFLDLASNYEPPEELVRWLKAGPKPIYVGFGSLLLFFFQPVQEPEKMTEIIVEALETTGQRGIINKGWGGLGNLAEPKDHIYSLDNIPHDWLFLQCASVVHHGGAGTTAAGLKAACPTTVVPFFGDQPFWGERIHARGVGPPPISVDEFTLPKLIDAIKFMLDPKVKERAVELAKAMENEDGVDGAVKAFLRHLPRNASDTDPDPDPPHSSSGLLSIRSCFGCS; from the exons ATGGATAAGAATGTAGCtacctcttcttcttcattatcTGGTAGGGAAGCTTCTGGCGGTGGTTTAGTTTCTAACGGCGTTAGTGATTCTGTTAAGTTTGAGAAGGACGGTGCTAACGGTGGAACGGAGTTAGATAACGGCGTTACTAGTACTACTTCTTCTTcag GTCGTGGGAGGGTACCTAGAGTGAATAATATACCATCAGCATCTTCAGGTTCTGATAAGTTAGAGTCATCTTCCAGTCAACTTAAACTGCGTAAAATGTCATCTGATATATCAAGTTCCGGCAAGTTAGACTCGCCTTCCAGTCATCATAGGCTGGAAAAGTCGAAAACTGAAAGGCCTAAACGTGCCAATATACTTGTGGAAGAAGCCTCTCAGATATTTGATCAGAAGTTATCTGTTCGTCAAAAG CTCAAATTGTTGAACAGAATTACTACTGTAAATGAGGACGGAACGGTAGAATTCGAAATACCTGCAGATGTCGAGCCTAGGGCTTACGGGGTTGGAGCTGGGGAAGATCAAAATGTAGCCAATGAGGATTTTGTTGACTCAACGGAACCTCAATATTCTCCACCATTGCAGATAGTAATGCTTATAGTTGGAACGCGTGGTGATGTGCAACCATTTGTTGCAATTGGAAAGCGTTTGCAG GAATATGGCCACCGTGTTAGGCTAGCAACCCATTCAAACTTCAAGGAATTTGTCTTGACTGCTGGATTGGAGTTCTATCCCCTTGGCGGAGATCCTAAAGTTCTTGCTGAGT ACATGGTTAAGAATAAAGGGTTCTTGCCTTCAGGCCCTTCTGAGATTCCTGTTCAGAGAAGTCAGATGAAGGAGATAATATATTCATTACTCCCGGCATGCAAAGAGcctgatcttgataataaaattcCGTTTAAAGCAGAAGCAATAATAGCCAACCCCCCAGCATATG GACATACACATATTGCAGAGGCTTTGAAAATACCCATTCATATCTTTTTTACAATGCCTTGGAC GCCCACTAGTGAATTTCCTCATCCCCTATCCCGTGTCAAGCAACCAGCTGGATATAGA CTGTCATATCAAATTGTTGATTCTTTAATTTGGCTTGGAATCCGAGACATGATAAATGATCTTAGGAAGAAAAAACTGAAGCTGCGGCCAGTCACATATTTAAGTGGTTCGCAAGGCTCAGAAGCTAATGTTCCACATGGATATATATGGAGTCCTCATCTTGTTCCTAAACCAAAAG ACTGGGGACCTAAGATTGACGTCGTTGGATTTTGTTTCCTTGACCTTGCTTCAAACTATGAACCTCCGGAGGAACTTGTTAGATGGCTTAAAGCTGGTCCAAAGCCTATCTACGTAGGTTTTGGTAGTCTT cttttatttttctttcagcCTGTTCAAGAACCTGAGAAAATGACAGAAATAATTGTTGAAGCATTAGAAACAACTGGACAAAGGGGTATTATCAACAAAGGATGGGGTGGTCTTGGCAACT TGGCAGAACCTAAGGATCATATATACTCATTGGACAACATTCCTCATGACTGGCTTTTCCTACAATGTGCATCTGTG GTCCACCATGGAGGCGCTGGAACGACAGCTGCTGGTCTTAAAGCCGCG TGCCCGACTACGGTCGTACCTTTCTTTGGAGATCAACCCTTTTGGGGAGAACGAATTCATGCCAGAGGCGTGGGACCTCCGCCAATATCAGTTGATGAATTTACGCTTCCCAAGTTGATCGATGCAATAAAGTTCATGCTAGATCCCAAG GTGAAGGAACGAGCTGTAGAACTTGCGAAGGCCATGGAGAACGAGGACGGGGTGGATGGGGCGGTGAAAGCGTTTTTACGACATCTTCCACGAAATGCATCTGATACCGACCCCGACCCCGACCCCCCTCATTCATCATCAGGTTTACTTTCGATACGTTCCTGTTTTGGTTGTTCATAA
- the LOC122607298 gene encoding sterol 3-beta-glucosyltransferase UGT80A2 isoform X2: protein MDKNVATSSSSLSGREASGGGLVSNGVSDSVKFEKDGANGGTELDNGVTSTTSSSGRGRVPRVNNIPSASSGSDKLESSSSQLKLRKMSSDISSSGKLDSPSSHHRLEKSKTERPKRANILVEEASQIFDQKLSVRQKLKLLNRITTVNEDGTVEFEIPADVEPRAYGVGAGEDQNVANEDFVDSTEPQYSPPLQIVMLIVGTRGDVQPFVAIGKRLQEYGHRVRLATHSNFKEFVLTAGLEFYPLGGDPKVLAEYMVKNKGFLPSGPSEIPVQRSQMKEIIYSLLPACKEPDLDNKIPFKAEAIIANPPAYGHTHIAEALKIPIHIFFTMPWTPTSEFPHPLSRVKQPAGYRLSYQIVDSLIWLGIRDMINDLRKKKLKLRPVTYLSGSQGSEANVPHGYIWSPHLVPKPKDWGPKIDVVGFCFLDLASNYEPPEELVRWLKAGPKPIYVGFGSLPVQEPEKMTEIIVEALETTGQRGIINKGWGGLGNLAEPKDHIYSLDNIPHDWLFLQCASVVHHGGAGTTAAGLKAACPTTVVPFFGDQPFWGERIHARGVGPPPISVDEFTLPKLIDAIKFMLDPKVKERAVELAKAMENEDGVDGAVKAFLRHLPRNASDTDPDPDPPHSSSENMHDREVRERAKLC, encoded by the exons ATGGATAAGAATGTAGCtacctcttcttcttcattatcTGGTAGGGAAGCTTCTGGCGGTGGTTTAGTTTCTAACGGCGTTAGTGATTCTGTTAAGTTTGAGAAGGACGGTGCTAACGGTGGAACGGAGTTAGATAACGGCGTTACTAGTACTACTTCTTCTTcag GTCGTGGGAGGGTACCTAGAGTGAATAATATACCATCAGCATCTTCAGGTTCTGATAAGTTAGAGTCATCTTCCAGTCAACTTAAACTGCGTAAAATGTCATCTGATATATCAAGTTCCGGCAAGTTAGACTCGCCTTCCAGTCATCATAGGCTGGAAAAGTCGAAAACTGAAAGGCCTAAACGTGCCAATATACTTGTGGAAGAAGCCTCTCAGATATTTGATCAGAAGTTATCTGTTCGTCAAAAG CTCAAATTGTTGAACAGAATTACTACTGTAAATGAGGACGGAACGGTAGAATTCGAAATACCTGCAGATGTCGAGCCTAGGGCTTACGGGGTTGGAGCTGGGGAAGATCAAAATGTAGCCAATGAGGATTTTGTTGACTCAACGGAACCTCAATATTCTCCACCATTGCAGATAGTAATGCTTATAGTTGGAACGCGTGGTGATGTGCAACCATTTGTTGCAATTGGAAAGCGTTTGCAG GAATATGGCCACCGTGTTAGGCTAGCAACCCATTCAAACTTCAAGGAATTTGTCTTGACTGCTGGATTGGAGTTCTATCCCCTTGGCGGAGATCCTAAAGTTCTTGCTGAGT ACATGGTTAAGAATAAAGGGTTCTTGCCTTCAGGCCCTTCTGAGATTCCTGTTCAGAGAAGTCAGATGAAGGAGATAATATATTCATTACTCCCGGCATGCAAAGAGcctgatcttgataataaaattcCGTTTAAAGCAGAAGCAATAATAGCCAACCCCCCAGCATATG GACATACACATATTGCAGAGGCTTTGAAAATACCCATTCATATCTTTTTTACAATGCCTTGGAC GCCCACTAGTGAATTTCCTCATCCCCTATCCCGTGTCAAGCAACCAGCTGGATATAGA CTGTCATATCAAATTGTTGATTCTTTAATTTGGCTTGGAATCCGAGACATGATAAATGATCTTAGGAAGAAAAAACTGAAGCTGCGGCCAGTCACATATTTAAGTGGTTCGCAAGGCTCAGAAGCTAATGTTCCACATGGATATATATGGAGTCCTCATCTTGTTCCTAAACCAAAAG ACTGGGGACCTAAGATTGACGTCGTTGGATTTTGTTTCCTTGACCTTGCTTCAAACTATGAACCTCCGGAGGAACTTGTTAGATGGCTTAAAGCTGGTCCAAAGCCTATCTACGTAGGTTTTGGTAGTCTT cCTGTTCAAGAACCTGAGAAAATGACAGAAATAATTGTTGAAGCATTAGAAACAACTGGACAAAGGGGTATTATCAACAAAGGATGGGGTGGTCTTGGCAACT TGGCAGAACCTAAGGATCATATATACTCATTGGACAACATTCCTCATGACTGGCTTTTCCTACAATGTGCATCTGTG GTCCACCATGGAGGCGCTGGAACGACAGCTGCTGGTCTTAAAGCCGCG TGCCCGACTACGGTCGTACCTTTCTTTGGAGATCAACCCTTTTGGGGAGAACGAATTCATGCCAGAGGCGTGGGACCTCCGCCAATATCAGTTGATGAATTTACGCTTCCCAAGTTGATCGATGCAATAAAGTTCATGCTAGATCCCAAG GTGAAGGAACGAGCTGTAGAACTTGCGAAGGCCATGGAGAACGAGGACGGGGTGGATGGGGCGGTGAAAGCGTTTTTACGACATCTTCCACGAAATGCATCTGATACCGACCCCGACCCCGACCCCCCTCATTCATCATCAG AAAACATGCACGATAGAGAAGTAAGAGAACGTGCAAAACTATGCTAG
- the LOC122607298 gene encoding sterol 3-beta-glucosyltransferase UGT80A2 isoform X4: protein MDKNVATSSSSLSGREASGGGLVSNGVSDSVKFEKDGANGGTELDNGVTSTTSSSGRGRVPRVNNIPSASSGSDKLESSSSQLKLRKMSSDISSSGKLDSPSSHHRLEKSKTERPKRANILVEEASQIFDQKLSVRQKLKLLNRITTVNEDGTVEFEIPADVEPRAYGVGAGEDQNVANEDFVDSTEPQYSPPLQIVMLIVGTRGDVQPFVAIGKRLQEYGHRVRLATHSNFKEFVLTAGLEFYPLGGDPKVLAEYMVKNKGFLPSGPSEIPVQRSQMKEIIYSLLPACKEPDLDNKIPFKAEAIIANPPAYGHTHIAEALKIPIHIFFTMPWTPTSEFPHPLSRVKQPAGYRLSYQIVDSLIWLGIRDMINDLRKKKLKLRPVTYLSGSQGSEANVPHGYIWSPHLVPKPKDWGPKIDVVGFCFLDLASNYEPPEELVRWLKAGPKPIYVGFGSLLLFFFQPVQEPEKMTEIIVEALETTGQRGIINKGWGGLGNLAEPKDHIYSLDNIPHDWLFLQCASVVHHGGAGTTAAGLKAACPTTVVPFFGDQPFWGERIHARGVGPPPISVDEFTLPKLIDAIKFMLDPKVKERAVELAKAMENEDGVDGAVKAFLRHLPRNASDTDPDPDPPHSSSDPPLMH from the exons ATGGATAAGAATGTAGCtacctcttcttcttcattatcTGGTAGGGAAGCTTCTGGCGGTGGTTTAGTTTCTAACGGCGTTAGTGATTCTGTTAAGTTTGAGAAGGACGGTGCTAACGGTGGAACGGAGTTAGATAACGGCGTTACTAGTACTACTTCTTCTTcag GTCGTGGGAGGGTACCTAGAGTGAATAATATACCATCAGCATCTTCAGGTTCTGATAAGTTAGAGTCATCTTCCAGTCAACTTAAACTGCGTAAAATGTCATCTGATATATCAAGTTCCGGCAAGTTAGACTCGCCTTCCAGTCATCATAGGCTGGAAAAGTCGAAAACTGAAAGGCCTAAACGTGCCAATATACTTGTGGAAGAAGCCTCTCAGATATTTGATCAGAAGTTATCTGTTCGTCAAAAG CTCAAATTGTTGAACAGAATTACTACTGTAAATGAGGACGGAACGGTAGAATTCGAAATACCTGCAGATGTCGAGCCTAGGGCTTACGGGGTTGGAGCTGGGGAAGATCAAAATGTAGCCAATGAGGATTTTGTTGACTCAACGGAACCTCAATATTCTCCACCATTGCAGATAGTAATGCTTATAGTTGGAACGCGTGGTGATGTGCAACCATTTGTTGCAATTGGAAAGCGTTTGCAG GAATATGGCCACCGTGTTAGGCTAGCAACCCATTCAAACTTCAAGGAATTTGTCTTGACTGCTGGATTGGAGTTCTATCCCCTTGGCGGAGATCCTAAAGTTCTTGCTGAGT ACATGGTTAAGAATAAAGGGTTCTTGCCTTCAGGCCCTTCTGAGATTCCTGTTCAGAGAAGTCAGATGAAGGAGATAATATATTCATTACTCCCGGCATGCAAAGAGcctgatcttgataataaaattcCGTTTAAAGCAGAAGCAATAATAGCCAACCCCCCAGCATATG GACATACACATATTGCAGAGGCTTTGAAAATACCCATTCATATCTTTTTTACAATGCCTTGGAC GCCCACTAGTGAATTTCCTCATCCCCTATCCCGTGTCAAGCAACCAGCTGGATATAGA CTGTCATATCAAATTGTTGATTCTTTAATTTGGCTTGGAATCCGAGACATGATAAATGATCTTAGGAAGAAAAAACTGAAGCTGCGGCCAGTCACATATTTAAGTGGTTCGCAAGGCTCAGAAGCTAATGTTCCACATGGATATATATGGAGTCCTCATCTTGTTCCTAAACCAAAAG ACTGGGGACCTAAGATTGACGTCGTTGGATTTTGTTTCCTTGACCTTGCTTCAAACTATGAACCTCCGGAGGAACTTGTTAGATGGCTTAAAGCTGGTCCAAAGCCTATCTACGTAGGTTTTGGTAGTCTT cttttatttttctttcagcCTGTTCAAGAACCTGAGAAAATGACAGAAATAATTGTTGAAGCATTAGAAACAACTGGACAAAGGGGTATTATCAACAAAGGATGGGGTGGTCTTGGCAACT TGGCAGAACCTAAGGATCATATATACTCATTGGACAACATTCCTCATGACTGGCTTTTCCTACAATGTGCATCTGTG GTCCACCATGGAGGCGCTGGAACGACAGCTGCTGGTCTTAAAGCCGCG TGCCCGACTACGGTCGTACCTTTCTTTGGAGATCAACCCTTTTGGGGAGAACGAATTCATGCCAGAGGCGTGGGACCTCCGCCAATATCAGTTGATGAATTTACGCTTCCCAAGTTGATCGATGCAATAAAGTTCATGCTAGATCCCAAG GTGAAGGAACGAGCTGTAGAACTTGCGAAGGCCATGGAGAACGAGGACGGGGTGGATGGGGCGGTGAAAGCGTTTTTACGACATCTTCCACGAAATGCATCTGATACCGACCCCGACCCCGACCCCCCTCATTCATCATCAG ATCCGCCACTGATGCATTGA
- the LOC122607298 gene encoding sterol 3-beta-glucosyltransferase UGT80A2 isoform X3 has product MDKNVATSSSSLSGREASGGGLVSNGVSDSVKFEKDGANGGTELDNGVTSTTSSSGRGRVPRVNNIPSASSGSDKLESSSSQLKLRKMSSDISSSGKLDSPSSHHRLEKSKTERPKRANILVEEASQIFDQKLSVRQKLKLLNRITTVNEDGTVEFEIPADVEPRAYGVGAGEDQNVANEDFVDSTEPQYSPPLQIVMLIVGTRGDVQPFVAIGKRLQEYGHRVRLATHSNFKEFVLTAGLEFYPLGGDPKVLAEYMVKNKGFLPSGPSEIPVQRSQMKEIIYSLLPACKEPDLDNKIPFKAEAIIANPPAYGHTHIAEALKIPIHIFFTMPWTPTSEFPHPLSRVKQPAGYRLSYQIVDSLIWLGIRDMINDLRKKKLKLRPVTYLSGSQGSEANVPHGYIWSPHLVPKPKDWGPKIDVVGFCFLDLASNYEPPEELVRWLKAGPKPIYVGFGSLPVQEPEKMTEIIVEALETTGQRGIINKGWGGLGNLAEPKDHIYSLDNIPHDWLFLQCASVVHHGGAGTTAAGLKAACPTTVVPFFGDQPFWGERIHARGVGPPPISVDEFTLPKLIDAIKFMLDPKVKERAVELAKAMENEDGVDGAVKAFLRHLPRNASDTDPDPDPPHSSSGLLSIRSCFGCS; this is encoded by the exons ATGGATAAGAATGTAGCtacctcttcttcttcattatcTGGTAGGGAAGCTTCTGGCGGTGGTTTAGTTTCTAACGGCGTTAGTGATTCTGTTAAGTTTGAGAAGGACGGTGCTAACGGTGGAACGGAGTTAGATAACGGCGTTACTAGTACTACTTCTTCTTcag GTCGTGGGAGGGTACCTAGAGTGAATAATATACCATCAGCATCTTCAGGTTCTGATAAGTTAGAGTCATCTTCCAGTCAACTTAAACTGCGTAAAATGTCATCTGATATATCAAGTTCCGGCAAGTTAGACTCGCCTTCCAGTCATCATAGGCTGGAAAAGTCGAAAACTGAAAGGCCTAAACGTGCCAATATACTTGTGGAAGAAGCCTCTCAGATATTTGATCAGAAGTTATCTGTTCGTCAAAAG CTCAAATTGTTGAACAGAATTACTACTGTAAATGAGGACGGAACGGTAGAATTCGAAATACCTGCAGATGTCGAGCCTAGGGCTTACGGGGTTGGAGCTGGGGAAGATCAAAATGTAGCCAATGAGGATTTTGTTGACTCAACGGAACCTCAATATTCTCCACCATTGCAGATAGTAATGCTTATAGTTGGAACGCGTGGTGATGTGCAACCATTTGTTGCAATTGGAAAGCGTTTGCAG GAATATGGCCACCGTGTTAGGCTAGCAACCCATTCAAACTTCAAGGAATTTGTCTTGACTGCTGGATTGGAGTTCTATCCCCTTGGCGGAGATCCTAAAGTTCTTGCTGAGT ACATGGTTAAGAATAAAGGGTTCTTGCCTTCAGGCCCTTCTGAGATTCCTGTTCAGAGAAGTCAGATGAAGGAGATAATATATTCATTACTCCCGGCATGCAAAGAGcctgatcttgataataaaattcCGTTTAAAGCAGAAGCAATAATAGCCAACCCCCCAGCATATG GACATACACATATTGCAGAGGCTTTGAAAATACCCATTCATATCTTTTTTACAATGCCTTGGAC GCCCACTAGTGAATTTCCTCATCCCCTATCCCGTGTCAAGCAACCAGCTGGATATAGA CTGTCATATCAAATTGTTGATTCTTTAATTTGGCTTGGAATCCGAGACATGATAAATGATCTTAGGAAGAAAAAACTGAAGCTGCGGCCAGTCACATATTTAAGTGGTTCGCAAGGCTCAGAAGCTAATGTTCCACATGGATATATATGGAGTCCTCATCTTGTTCCTAAACCAAAAG ACTGGGGACCTAAGATTGACGTCGTTGGATTTTGTTTCCTTGACCTTGCTTCAAACTATGAACCTCCGGAGGAACTTGTTAGATGGCTTAAAGCTGGTCCAAAGCCTATCTACGTAGGTTTTGGTAGTCTT cCTGTTCAAGAACCTGAGAAAATGACAGAAATAATTGTTGAAGCATTAGAAACAACTGGACAAAGGGGTATTATCAACAAAGGATGGGGTGGTCTTGGCAACT TGGCAGAACCTAAGGATCATATATACTCATTGGACAACATTCCTCATGACTGGCTTTTCCTACAATGTGCATCTGTG GTCCACCATGGAGGCGCTGGAACGACAGCTGCTGGTCTTAAAGCCGCG TGCCCGACTACGGTCGTACCTTTCTTTGGAGATCAACCCTTTTGGGGAGAACGAATTCATGCCAGAGGCGTGGGACCTCCGCCAATATCAGTTGATGAATTTACGCTTCCCAAGTTGATCGATGCAATAAAGTTCATGCTAGATCCCAAG GTGAAGGAACGAGCTGTAGAACTTGCGAAGGCCATGGAGAACGAGGACGGGGTGGATGGGGCGGTGAAAGCGTTTTTACGACATCTTCCACGAAATGCATCTGATACCGACCCCGACCCCGACCCCCCTCATTCATCATCAGGTTTACTTTCGATACGTTCCTGTTTTGGTTGTTCATAA